In a genomic window of Agarivorans albus:
- the prmA gene encoding 50S ribosomal protein L11 methyltransferase: MPWIQLKINATKDTADAIGDILMETGCQAVTFLDRHDTPVFEPLLGETPLWGDTDVQGLYDAATDMSPILNFLTEALILEEGNYKLDQLEDKDWEREWMKDFHPMQFGERLWICPSWTDVPDPSAVNVMLDPGLAFGTGTHPTTALCLKWLDQLDLSNKTVVDFGCGSGILAIAAIKLGAKRVVGIDIDPQAILASRDNAERNSVADKLELYLPKAQPKDFQADIVVANILAGPLKELSEIILAYLKPQGSIALSGILEEQSDEVVAAYQTQCNMDPVVLDQEWCRLSGTKR, translated from the coding sequence ATGCCTTGGATCCAGCTAAAAATAAACGCCACTAAAGATACTGCCGACGCCATTGGAGACATTTTAATGGAAACCGGCTGCCAAGCCGTGACATTCTTAGACCGCCACGACACGCCTGTATTTGAGCCCTTGTTAGGTGAAACGCCGTTATGGGGAGATACCGATGTGCAGGGCCTATACGATGCCGCTACCGATATGTCGCCTATCCTTAACTTCTTAACCGAAGCGCTTATTCTAGAGGAAGGCAACTACAAACTAGACCAACTAGAAGACAAAGACTGGGAACGCGAATGGATGAAAGACTTTCATCCGATGCAGTTTGGCGAACGCTTGTGGATTTGCCCTAGCTGGACAGACGTACCAGATCCTAGCGCGGTAAACGTAATGCTAGACCCAGGCCTAGCCTTTGGCACAGGTACTCACCCAACCACAGCACTTTGCTTAAAATGGTTAGACCAGCTCGACCTTAGCAACAAAACCGTCGTGGACTTTGGCTGTGGCAGCGGCATATTAGCCATTGCCGCGATTAAGTTAGGCGCTAAACGGGTGGTTGGGATAGACATTGACCCACAAGCAATTTTAGCTAGCCGCGACAATGCCGAACGCAATAGCGTGGCCGACAAGCTCGAACTCTACCTACCTAAAGCCCAGCCTAAAGATTTCCAAGCAGACATTGTAGTTGCCAATATATTAGCTGGCCCACTTAAAGAGCTCAGCGAAATCATCCTAGCCTATTTAAAGCCGCAAGGTTCAATTGCCCTATCAGGCATTTTAGAAGAACAAAGCGATGAAGTAGTTGCCGCCTATCAAACACAGTGCAATATGGATCCGGTTGTTCTTGATCAAGAATGGTGTCGATTAAGCGGAACAAAGCGCTAA
- a CDS encoding MBL fold metallo-hydrolase, with translation MSTPFASALAADNTVFTTQVNNGKYQNAQAMPANASAWGILWRYVSEQRVDATPSNGIPVMPLSASQLDALPADQSSVIRFGHSSVYMQVAGQRWLIDPVFSQRTSPFSFIGPKRFHQPPLELSELDSIDGVIISHDHYDHLDKHSIKLLKDKVQHFVVPEGVDQHLLDWGVNSQKIQRLRWWQSANFGELTVTATPTQHFSGRGLFDANQTLWASYVIDAPEQRIFFSGDSGYFDGFKQIGERYGPFDLTMMETGAYDKDWSAVHMTPEQTLQAHLDLKGKALMPAHNSTFDLAFHSWYEPLERISQLSEQANVQLVTPKIGEVFTVGQSQGTEAWWRALN, from the coding sequence ATGAGTACACCATTCGCTTCAGCCTTAGCGGCTGACAACACGGTTTTTACCACCCAAGTTAATAATGGTAAGTACCAAAACGCACAAGCAATGCCAGCTAATGCCTCGGCTTGGGGTATTTTGTGGCGATATGTGAGTGAGCAGCGTGTAGATGCCACGCCAAGTAATGGCATTCCTGTGATGCCTTTGAGCGCTTCTCAGCTTGACGCTTTACCTGCCGATCAAAGCAGTGTTATTCGCTTTGGTCATTCGAGTGTTTACATGCAAGTGGCTGGGCAACGCTGGTTGATTGACCCGGTATTTTCGCAGCGAACATCTCCTTTTAGCTTTATTGGCCCAAAGCGTTTTCATCAACCCCCGCTCGAGCTCAGTGAGTTGGACAGTATTGATGGGGTAATTATTTCCCATGATCACTACGACCATTTAGACAAGCACAGCATCAAGCTGTTAAAAGATAAGGTTCAGCATTTTGTGGTACCTGAAGGGGTTGATCAACACCTGCTAGATTGGGGCGTGAATAGCCAAAAAATTCAACGCTTACGCTGGTGGCAGTCGGCCAATTTTGGTGAGTTAACGGTGACAGCTACGCCTACTCAGCATTTCTCTGGTCGCGGCTTATTTGATGCTAACCAAACGCTTTGGGCATCTTATGTGATTGATGCGCCGGAGCAGCGAATATTTTTTAGCGGTGACTCTGGTTACTTCGATGGTTTTAAGCAAATTGGTGAGCGTTATGGCCCCTTTGATTTAACCATGATGGAAACCGGTGCTTATGACAAAGATTGGTCAGCGGTACACATGACGCCAGAGCAAACCTTGCAAGCTCACTTGGATTTAAAAGGGAAGGCCTTAATGCCGGCGCATAACTCCACCTTTGATTTGGCTTTTCACTCTTGGTATGAACCGCTTGAGAGAATTAGTCAGCTAAGCGAGCAAGCCAATGTGCAACTAGTGACACCTAAAATAGGTGAGGTGTTCACTGTTGGGCAAAGCCAAGGTACAGAAGCGTGGTGGCGAGCTCTTAACTAG
- the accC gene encoding acetyl-CoA carboxylase biotin carboxylase subunit, whose amino-acid sequence MLDKVVIANRGEIALRILRACKELGIKTVAVHSTADRDLKHVLLADESICIGKPAATESYLDIPRIIAAAEVTDAVAIHPGYGFLSENAEFSEIVEKSGFIFIGPKAETIRMMGDKVEAIKAMKKAGVPCVPGSDGPLGSDEKQNAAIAKRIGYPIIIKAAGGGGGRGMRVVYSEDELHTSIDLTRTEAGSFFGNDIVYMEKYLENPRHVEVQVLSDGQGGAIHLGERDCSMQRRHQKVVEEAPAPGITEDMRRNIGERCTRACIEINYRGAGTFEFLYENGEFYFIEMNTRIQVEHPVTEMVTGIDLIKEQLRIAAGQPLSFSQEQVKLTGHAIECRINAEDAETFIPSPGRINRFHPPGGMGIRWDSHVYAGYSVPPYYDSMIGKLITYGENRDIAIARMKNALSELVIDGIKTNVPLQEKIMQDENFQFGGANIHYLEKKLGM is encoded by the coding sequence ATGCTAGATAAAGTAGTTATTGCTAACCGTGGTGAAATTGCCCTGCGTATTTTACGTGCATGTAAAGAGCTAGGCATTAAAACGGTAGCTGTGCACTCAACAGCCGATCGTGACCTTAAACACGTATTGTTAGCCGACGAATCAATTTGTATTGGTAAGCCCGCGGCAACTGAAAGTTACCTAGACATTCCGCGCATTATTGCTGCTGCCGAAGTTACCGATGCCGTGGCCATTCATCCGGGTTATGGTTTCTTATCTGAAAACGCTGAGTTTTCTGAAATAGTAGAGAAAAGCGGGTTTATCTTTATCGGTCCTAAAGCTGAAACCATCCGCATGATGGGTGATAAAGTTGAAGCGATTAAAGCCATGAAAAAAGCCGGTGTACCTTGTGTACCGGGTTCTGATGGCCCACTAGGCAGCGATGAAAAACAAAATGCGGCCATTGCCAAACGCATTGGCTACCCGATTATCATTAAAGCTGCTGGCGGCGGTGGTGGTCGTGGTATGCGCGTTGTTTACAGTGAAGACGAGCTACATACCTCTATCGATTTAACCCGTACCGAGGCTGGCTCATTCTTTGGTAACGACATCGTCTATATGGAGAAATACCTAGAGAACCCTCGCCACGTAGAAGTTCAGGTATTATCAGACGGCCAAGGTGGCGCTATTCACCTAGGTGAACGTGACTGCTCAATGCAACGTCGCCACCAAAAAGTGGTTGAAGAAGCTCCAGCACCAGGCATTACCGAAGACATGCGTCGCAACATTGGTGAACGCTGTACTCGTGCATGTATCGAAATTAACTACCGCGGTGCAGGCACATTCGAGTTCTTGTATGAAAATGGCGAGTTCTACTTCATTGAAATGAACACCCGTATTCAGGTTGAACACCCAGTAACTGAAATGGTTACCGGCATCGACTTAATTAAAGAGCAGTTACGCATTGCTGCTGGACAACCTTTGTCATTTAGCCAAGAGCAAGTGAAGTTAACCGGCCACGCGATTGAGTGTCGTATTAATGCTGAAGATGCGGAAACCTTTATCCCATCTCCAGGTCGCATTAACCGTTTCCACCCACCGGGTGGCATGGGCATTCGTTGGGATTCACATGTATATGCGGGTTACTCAGTTCCGCCTTACTATGACTCGATGATAGGTAAACTAATTACCTACGGAGAGAACCGTGACATCGCCATAGCGCGTATGAAGAACGCCCTTTCTGAGCTGGTGATCGACGGTATTAAAACCAACGTTCCGCTGCAAGAGAAAATTATGCAGGACGAGAACTTCCAGTTTGGTGGAGCGAATATTCACTACCTAGAGAAAAAACTCGGTATGTAA
- the accB gene encoding acetyl-CoA carboxylase biotin carboxyl carrier protein, translating to MDIRKIKKLIELVEESGVAELEITEGEEAVRISRNFSGAAQAVYAPAPVAAPAPVAAAPAAAPAAPAASEVASGHQLLSPMVGTFYRSSSPEAQPFVQEGQQVNVGDTLCIIEAMKMMNQIDADKSGVIKAILVEDGDAVEFDEPLFIIE from the coding sequence ATGGATATTCGCAAGATTAAAAAATTAATCGAATTAGTTGAAGAATCTGGTGTTGCTGAACTAGAAATCACCGAAGGTGAAGAGGCAGTACGTATCAGCCGTAACTTCAGCGGTGCAGCTCAAGCCGTATACGCTCCAGCACCTGTTGCAGCTCCAGCCCCAGTTGCTGCAGCTCCAGCCGCAGCACCTGCTGCTCCAGCTGCTAGCGAAGTAGCTTCTGGCCACCAATTACTATCGCCAATGGTAGGTACTTTCTACCGTTCTTCATCTCCAGAAGCGCAACCATTTGTGCAAGAAGGCCAACAAGTTAACGTAGGTGACACCCTATGTATCATTGAAGCCATGAAGATGATGAATCAAATCGACGCCGACAAATCTGGCGTGATTAAAGCCATTTTGGTTGAAGACGGTGACGCCGTTGAGTTTGATGAACCGCTATTCATCATCGAATAA
- the aroQ gene encoding type II 3-dehydroquinate dehydratase codes for MTDKFSILLLNGPNLNLLGKREPEVYGHQSLDDIVEQLRQQANDLGVNLQDFQSNVEGELINRIHQAMGEIDFIIINPAAFTHTSVALRDALLGVNIPFIEIHLSNVHAREPFRHHSFLADKAEGVICGLGSQGYQFALTAALNKLQK; via the coding sequence ATGACTGATAAATTCTCTATTTTGTTACTCAATGGTCCAAATCTAAACTTACTGGGCAAACGTGAACCTGAAGTTTACGGTCACCAGAGTTTAGACGACATTGTTGAACAGCTACGCCAGCAAGCCAATGACCTGGGCGTAAATCTGCAAGATTTCCAATCTAATGTCGAAGGCGAACTTATTAATCGCATTCATCAAGCCATGGGCGAGATCGATTTCATCATCATCAACCCTGCGGCTTTTACTCATACCAGCGTAGCGCTGCGCGACGCGCTATTGGGTGTGAACATTCCGTTTATAGAAATTCACCTATCTAACGTGCATGCACGTGAACCCTTCCGTCATCACTCTTTCCTTGCCGACAAAGCAGAGGGAGTGATATGTGGTTTAGGTAGTCAAGGATATCAATTTGCTTTAACTGCAGCGCTAAACAAGCTGCAGAAATAG